The following coding sequences lie in one Maribacter forsetii DSM 18668 genomic window:
- a CDS encoding FKBP-type peptidyl-prolyl cis-trans isomerase produces MKKIFLLFVLIISFSSCNQGGKEERRDIILGDTIITASGLKYIFLKEGDGRPIHSRSKVEAYMDLYLNESDSIFWSTSTEEDSIIRFIHGVTFMINGFEELNNYLVEGDEVTAILPDSIAYGKEGGNGIPAAATLIYNPLIVKKVSEPKRLISDTLQIITIKKGSQAAINFYSKTINSELKEEFHTDTELIFNLLDSLIDKKFYQETEKLSKYFEKRTKNVFELQTFAYYEMLGLEEQGKVNDAMLIVDEQLEKESH; encoded by the coding sequence ATGAAAAAGATCTTTCTTCTTTTTGTTTTAATTATTTCATTCAGTTCTTGTAATCAGGGAGGGAAAGAGGAGAGAAGAGATATAATATTAGGTGATACAATAATTACAGCTAGTGGATTAAAATATATCTTTTTAAAAGAGGGTGACGGCAGACCAATTCATTCGAGATCTAAAGTGGAAGCATATATGGATTTGTACCTAAATGAATCTGATTCCATTTTTTGGTCAACATCCACAGAAGAAGATTCCATTATTAGATTTATTCATGGGGTAACTTTTATGATTAATGGGTTTGAAGAACTAAATAACTACTTGGTTGAAGGAGATGAGGTAACTGCTATTCTACCAGATTCAATTGCTTATGGAAAGGAAGGTGGTAATGGAATACCAGCGGCTGCTACTTTAATTTACAATCCATTAATCGTAAAAAAAGTTTCAGAACCTAAAAGGTTAATAAGTGATACACTTCAAATCATTACTATCAAAAAAGGTTCTCAAGCTGCAATTAACTTTTATAGTAAAACAATTAATAGTGAGTTAAAAGAGGAGTTTCATACGGATACGGAATTAATATTCAATTTACTTGATTCGCTAATAGACAAAAAATTTTATCAGGAAACTGAAAAATTATCAAAGTATTTTGAAAAAAGAACCAAGAATGTTTTTGAGTTACAAACCTTTGCTTATTATGAAATGCTTGGGTTAGAAGAGCAAGGTAAAGTCAATGACGCTATGCTAATTGTAGATGAGCAACTAGAGAAAGAATCGCATTAG
- the arfB gene encoding alternative ribosome rescue aminoacyl-tRNA hydrolase ArfB: MNKEQILTELQFKAIRSSGPGGQHANKVSSKVELTFHIGASAGLTERQKKRVLLKLGNKLSKEGLLILQCDESRSQHKNKELVIKRFLKLIEKSLVVPKARKKSRPTRSSIEKRLKGKKIASLKKLNRGKPDY; this comes from the coding sequence GTGAACAAAGAACAAATTCTTACCGAATTACAATTTAAAGCCATTAGAAGTAGTGGTCCCGGAGGTCAGCATGCCAATAAAGTTTCCTCTAAAGTAGAATTAACTTTTCATATTGGAGCTTCGGCCGGACTAACAGAACGCCAGAAAAAAAGGGTGCTTCTGAAACTAGGTAACAAACTGAGTAAAGAGGGCTTACTAATTTTACAGTGCGATGAATCTCGCAGCCAACATAAAAACAAAGAGTTGGTTATTAAAAGATTCTTGAAACTTATAGAAAAATCTTTAGTAGTACCTAAAGCAAGAAAGAAAAGCAGACCCACTAGATCATCTATTGAAAAAAGATTGAAAGGCAAGAAAATCGCTTCTTTAAAAAAGCTGAATAGAGGTAAGCCAGACTACTAA
- a CDS encoding GntP family permease, which translates to MEIFYLFLAVIAIIILTTKLKIHAFLALFIISILYGVFAGMPYADIIVSINDGFGGTLGKIGLIIVLGVIIGAFLEHTGGAFAIAEKVLGIIGKKRVTMAMGIIGYIVSIPVFADSGFMLLHPLNKSLSKKAKISIAGPAIALGLGLMASHTMVPPTPGPIAAAGILGADLGLVIAFGFPTSIVALIVGIIFAKKYASKTMIAPDVEDALEAEQEIKDSPSALKASIPILVPIFLIVLKSVLNSMDIGQENGLLDFINFVGEPVISLLIGVFLCLLLPKKLNYDMLSSAGWVGKAIKDAASILLITGAGGIFGKILQNSGIAEILGQTLTDYNMGIFLPFVLAAALKTAQGSSTVALVTTASIIMPMMSSLGFDTEIQKALVVVVIGAGSAVISHANDSFFWVVTQMSRMNVKTGYRLFGLGTGVLGLTGAITVFVFYSIFA; encoded by the coding sequence ATGGAAATATTTTACCTATTTCTTGCAGTCATTGCCATAATTATATTAACGACAAAGCTTAAGATTCATGCTTTTTTAGCATTGTTCATCATTTCAATTTTATACGGCGTTTTTGCAGGTATGCCTTATGCTGATATCATTGTTTCTATAAATGACGGTTTTGGCGGAACGCTAGGTAAAATTGGGTTGATTATAGTTCTTGGGGTCATCATTGGTGCTTTTCTAGAACATACTGGTGGGGCATTTGCCATTGCGGAGAAAGTATTGGGTATAATAGGGAAGAAACGGGTAACCATGGCAATGGGAATCATTGGCTATATTGTTTCTATTCCGGTGTTTGCGGATAGTGGTTTTATGCTGCTACATCCTTTGAATAAAAGTCTTTCCAAGAAAGCTAAAATATCAATTGCCGGTCCGGCAATAGCATTAGGTTTGGGTTTAATGGCATCACATACAATGGTGCCGCCAACTCCTGGTCCTATAGCTGCAGCAGGTATTCTTGGTGCAGATTTAGGTTTGGTTATTGCCTTTGGGTTTCCAACAAGTATTGTCGCCTTGATTGTCGGAATCATATTCGCTAAGAAATATGCATCTAAAACCATGATAGCGCCTGATGTTGAAGATGCTTTAGAAGCAGAACAAGAAATTAAAGATTCGCCCAGTGCTTTAAAAGCATCTATACCCATTCTGGTTCCCATTTTTCTAATTGTTTTGAAGTCCGTACTAAACTCCATGGATATCGGACAAGAAAACGGACTATTAGATTTTATCAATTTTGTGGGTGAGCCAGTTATATCGTTATTAATTGGCGTATTCTTATGCCTGCTCTTGCCTAAAAAATTAAATTATGATATGCTCTCATCAGCTGGTTGGGTAGGTAAAGCAATTAAAGATGCTGCTTCTATTTTATTGATTACAGGTGCAGGTGGCATATTTGGTAAAATATTACAGAATTCCGGCATTGCAGAAATTCTAGGGCAAACATTGACCGATTATAATATGGGTATTTTCTTGCCTTTTGTTTTAGCGGCAGCGTTGAAAACAGCGCAAGGTTCTTCAACGGTGGCATTGGTAACAACAGCATCCATAATAATGCCGATGATGTCATCACTTGGTTTTGATACCGAAATACAAAAAGCTCTAGTCGTAGTTGTTATTGGTGCGGGTTCTGCTGTAATATCTCATGCAAACGATAGTTTCTTTTGGGTGGTAACGCAAATGAGCCGTATGAATGTAAAGACAGGGTATCGTCTTTTTGGCTTAGGCACTGGAGTGCTTGGTCTAACAGGAGCCATAACCGTATTTGTATTCTATTCCATTTTCGCATAA
- a CDS encoding GreA/GreB family elongation factor → MKETESLDNLKNGAHNFCLQFVDDRSTRIQNQIKELESALTSETKSSAGDKHETGRAMIQLEREKLGQQLAELEKTQQLLSKVPKDRNAPTVGLGSLVITDTFIYYIAISAGEFKSKPKSVYCISAATPIGKLVFGKKVGDVFSFNGKELAIVGVI, encoded by the coding sequence TTGAAGGAAACTGAATCACTTGATAACTTAAAGAATGGCGCTCATAATTTTTGCTTGCAATTTGTTGACGATAGGTCAACTAGAATACAGAATCAAATTAAAGAATTAGAGTCTGCCTTAACCTCAGAGACAAAAAGCAGTGCTGGTGACAAGCATGAGACTGGTCGCGCAATGATACAATTAGAGCGAGAAAAATTAGGTCAGCAATTGGCGGAATTAGAAAAAACACAACAATTACTTTCAAAAGTACCAAAAGACAGAAATGCCCCAACGGTAGGGTTGGGTAGTTTGGTCATCACAGATACCTTCATATATTACATTGCTATATCTGCAGGAGAATTTAAAAGCAAACCTAAGTCCGTCTATTGTATTTCTGCCGCAACACCTATTGGTAAACTTGTGTTTGGTAAGAAAGTAGGCGATGTTTTTAGTTTTAATGGTAAGGAGTTGGCTATTGTTGGTGTAATATGA